In Priestia megaterium NBRC 15308 = ATCC 14581, the following proteins share a genomic window:
- a CDS encoding carboxymuconolactone decarboxylase family protein: protein MRTHTDNFQRGLDILAKIDPENYKDIMAGFEQSALPDLGTLAVEFNYGQIFSRPGLDLKSRLLAAVAGLTALGNTKQLKFYINGALNGGWTQEEILEAMLQMVIYAGFPVALNTILTVANEVFSERTERNKKEKQNDY from the coding sequence ATGAGAACACACACAGATAACTTTCAACGAGGATTAGATATATTAGCTAAGATTGATCCAGAGAACTATAAGGACATAATGGCTGGCTTTGAACAGTCAGCTCTCCCTGATTTAGGAACGTTAGCTGTAGAGTTTAATTATGGACAAATTTTCTCGAGACCAGGCTTAGACTTAAAGTCACGCCTTCTTGCCGCAGTGGCTGGCCTAACTGCATTAGGCAATACGAAACAGCTGAAATTTTACATAAACGGGGCTTTGAATGGTGGGTGGACACAGGAAGAAATTTTAGAAGCAATGTTACAAATGGTCATTTATGCTGGATTCCCTGTAGCTTTAAATACGATTTTAACAGTAGCCAATGAAGTCTTTTCTGAAAGAACAGAAAGAAACAAAAAGGAGAAACAAAATGATTATTGA
- a CDS encoding helix-turn-helix transcriptional regulator — MVSDKERRKELGDFLKIRRERLSPKDFNLPIGPRRRAKGLRREEVSQLAGVGITWYTWLEQGRDIQVSSEVLEAISRIFKLNKEEMEHLFSLGNQPLPSATVQNERENIDRVIKNLLSQLGHCPAYVTDEKLNIVDWNKAAVVVFGDFNEMDERNRNAVWRCFTSKEYQNLFQNWEDHAQRLIAQFRLAYTRFVGDEWFKAMISELSEKSPQFYKWWSNHEVLGMPCGKKTIIHPVVGEMIMDHITLQVYDAPELKVTIYQPCQEKETEEKMKHLLRS; from the coding sequence ATGGTAAGCGATAAAGAAAGAAGAAAAGAATTAGGAGATTTTCTAAAGATAAGACGAGAACGATTGTCTCCAAAAGATTTTAATTTGCCTATTGGACCGAGGAGAAGAGCTAAAGGATTACGCAGAGAAGAAGTGTCTCAACTAGCAGGAGTCGGCATAACTTGGTATACGTGGCTAGAACAAGGACGAGATATACAAGTATCTTCCGAAGTATTAGAAGCCATATCTCGTATTTTTAAATTAAACAAAGAAGAAATGGAGCATTTATTTTCATTAGGCAATCAGCCGCTTCCGTCTGCAACCGTGCAGAATGAAAGAGAAAATATAGATCGTGTTATAAAAAACCTATTAAGTCAATTAGGTCACTGCCCTGCCTATGTAACAGATGAAAAACTTAATATCGTAGACTGGAATAAAGCTGCTGTGGTGGTATTTGGGGACTTTAACGAGATGGACGAGCGAAACCGCAATGCAGTGTGGCGCTGTTTTACTTCCAAAGAATATCAAAACCTTTTTCAAAATTGGGAAGATCATGCTCAACGACTAATTGCCCAATTTCGCCTAGCTTACACACGCTTTGTCGGAGATGAGTGGTTTAAAGCTATGATTAGTGAACTTAGCGAGAAAAGCCCTCAGTTTTACAAGTGGTGGTCTAATCATGAAGTTTTAGGTATGCCTTGTGGAAAGAAGACAATTATTCATCCTGTGGTAGGAGAAATGATTATGGATCATATCACACTCCAAGTGTATGATGCACCTGAATTAAAAGTAACCATTTATCAACCTTGCCAAGAAAAAGAAACAGAAGAAAAGATGAAGCATTTACTGAGATCATAA
- a CDS encoding MFS transporter, with protein MIVKDSEKTSDISKGLVLLMATVCGFTVANVYLNQTLLVSMSASFHVSAASIGIIATLAQIGYALGNLLIVPLGDIFERKKLILFLLFAICIVLALNALSINKTWMLVTSLALGIVTVVPQIIVPLAANIASGHNRGKVLGNVAIGLICGILGARLVSGFIDVHFGWRMVYWTSAVATLFMILLVYVYFPKSKGANAPSYKHLIMSLGPLFIKERALQQACVSQGMMFASFSAFWTTLVFLLDTDPYFYGSDMVGVIGLVGIAGAFATPIIGRLIDTKGAKFASLLCMSISLLAFIGLIRGGYWLPGLILGALLITIGTQANQVACQFTIFQLGEEKRSRLNGLYMVSTFLGGSLGSYVGLLAWSKWEWHGVCAIAILMIAISFCSLIPISIPKKTIGNFMNKKGSNT; from the coding sequence ATGATAGTAAAAGATAGCGAAAAGACGTCTGATATATCAAAAGGATTAGTTCTTTTAATGGCTACAGTTTGCGGGTTTACAGTGGCTAACGTCTACTTGAACCAAACCCTTTTAGTAAGCATGTCCGCCAGTTTTCATGTTTCAGCGGCCAGCATAGGCATTATAGCTACTTTAGCTCAAATTGGATACGCACTAGGAAATCTTTTGATAGTACCGTTGGGAGACATCTTTGAACGAAAAAAATTGATTTTGTTTTTATTATTCGCTATATGTATCGTTCTCGCTTTAAACGCTTTATCTATCAACAAAACGTGGATGCTGGTTACAAGTTTAGCTTTAGGAATTGTAACGGTTGTTCCTCAAATTATTGTTCCGTTGGCTGCGAATATAGCTTCAGGTCATAATAGAGGAAAAGTTTTAGGAAATGTCGCCATTGGATTAATTTGTGGTATTTTAGGCGCTCGACTTGTTAGTGGTTTTATTGATGTTCATTTTGGGTGGCGAATGGTGTATTGGACGTCTGCTGTGGCTACACTTTTTATGATTTTGTTAGTTTACGTCTATTTTCCAAAAAGTAAGGGAGCGAATGCACCCAGTTATAAACACTTAATCATGTCGTTAGGTCCGCTGTTTATAAAAGAAAGAGCCCTGCAACAAGCATGCGTAAGTCAGGGAATGATGTTTGCTTCTTTTAGTGCATTTTGGACCACGCTTGTCTTTTTATTAGATACAGATCCCTATTTCTATGGAAGTGACATGGTGGGGGTAATAGGGTTAGTCGGGATAGCGGGAGCGTTTGCTACGCCGATTATCGGACGTTTAATTGATACAAAAGGGGCAAAGTTTGCAAGTCTTTTGTGTATGTCCATATCTTTACTTGCCTTTATAGGTCTTATAAGGGGAGGGTACTGGTTGCCTGGGTTAATTTTAGGAGCTCTTCTCATAACGATAGGAACTCAAGCAAACCAAGTTGCCTGTCAGTTTACTATTTTCCAATTAGGAGAAGAAAAAAGAAGTCGATTAAATGGATTATATATGGTTTCCACATTTTTAGGAGGGTCCCTAGGATCTTATGTGGGTTTACTTGCATGGAGTAAATGGGAGTGGCATGGAGTGTGTGCCATAGCCATATTGATGATAGCCATTAGCTTTTGTTCTTTAATTCCAATAAGCATCCCTAAAAAAACGATAGGGAATTTCATGAATAAGAAAGGAAGTAATACGTAA
- a CDS encoding aspartate/glutamate racemase family protein codes for MKTIGLLGGMSWESSSEYYRIINQTVNRKLGGHHSAKSVMYSVDFEEIKKLQHSDRWDEATELMIKGAQYIEKGGADFLVICTNTMHKMASDIQQHIGIPILHIADATAKKIKDQGINRVGLLGTKFTMEEDFYKGRLMANHNLEVNIPSEKERQIVHDIIYKELCLGKIDLGSKSAYQKIINGLINDGIEGAILGCTEISLLINQNDIWIPIFDTTEIHAQTAVDWALGIS; via the coding sequence TTGAAAACAATAGGCTTATTAGGTGGAATGAGTTGGGAATCATCAAGCGAGTATTACAGAATTATCAATCAAACAGTAAATAGAAAGTTAGGAGGACATCACTCTGCTAAAAGTGTGATGTATTCTGTAGACTTTGAAGAAATAAAGAAATTGCAACATAGTGATAGATGGGATGAAGCAACAGAGTTAATGATTAAAGGAGCTCAATATATCGAAAAAGGTGGAGCCGACTTTTTAGTTATCTGTACAAACACTATGCATAAAATGGCAAGTGATATTCAGCAACACATTGGTATTCCTATTTTACATATTGCAGATGCCACAGCTAAGAAAATAAAAGACCAAGGGATTAATAGAGTCGGGTTGCTTGGCACGAAGTTTACGATGGAAGAGGATTTTTATAAAGGTCGACTTATGGCTAATCATAATCTTGAAGTTAATATCCCCAGCGAAAAAGAGCGCCAAATTGTACATGATATTATTTACAAAGAATTATGTTTAGGGAAGATTGACTTAGGTTCCAAAAGTGCATATCAAAAAATTATAAATGGTTTAATCAACGATGGAATAGAAGGAGCTATATTAGGTTGTACTGAAATCTCCTTACTAATTAATCAGAATGATATCTGGATACCTATATTCGATACCACAGAAATACATGCACAAACAGCAGTTGATTGGGCATTGGGGATCTCCTAA